A region from the Andrena cerasifolii isolate SP2316 chromosome 11, iyAndCera1_principal, whole genome shotgun sequence genome encodes:
- the LOC143374628 gene encoding putative gamma-glutamylcyclotransferase CG2811 isoform X2, with protein MKLERIFFFYFYNCRCFVTPRGKVSKRKLTRNGPRSRNCCTSDEPNPLHRVFVYGTLKRGEPNHSLIQDAANGYAKFLGLGKTTVAYPLIIATKYNIPFLLKKPGLGHHVLGEVYDVDTHMLKKLDELEEHPTFYERSEESVMMAPEAKIKATDNFEEVGILMKAWIYFIPKFRSSLLDGAMYRSYTNEGSHGLKYCENEESTVRPEDLL; from the exons ATGAAACTTGAaaggattttctttttttatttttacaactGTAGGTGCTTCGTTACTCCTAGGGGAAAAGTGTCGAAAAGGAAGCTAACTCGGAATGGTCCACGTTCGAGGAACTGTTGCACATCAGACGAACCG AACCCGTTGCACCGCGTGTTCGTCTACGGAACGCTGAAACGAGGGGAACCCAATCACAGCCTGATCCAGGACGCCGCGAATGGTTACGCAAAGTTCCTCGGGCTTGGGAAGACCACTGTAGCTTATCCCTTAATAATTGCGACCAAGTATAACATACCGTTCCTGTTGAAGAAACCCGGACTTGGTCAC CATGTTTTGGGCGAAGTGTACGACGTGGACACGCATATGTTGAAGAAGCTAGATGAACTGGAAGAGCATCCAACGTTCTATGAACGATCAGAGGAAAGTGTCATGATGGCTCCAGAGGCCAAGATCAAAGCAACTGATAATTTTGAAGAG GTGGGTATCTTAATGAAAGCCTGGATATATTTTATTCCAAAATTCCGGTCATCTTTATTGGACGGCGCCATGTATAGATCATATACAAATGAGGGAAGCCATGGACTGAAGTATTGCGAGAA TGAGGAGAGTACAGTAAGGCCGGAAGATCTGCTTTGA
- the LOC143374628 gene encoding putative gamma-glutamylcyclotransferase CG2811 isoform X1 translates to MKLERIFFFYFYNCRCFVTPRGKVSKRKLTRNGPRSRNCCTSDEPNPLHRVFVYGTLKRGEPNHSLIQDAANGYAKFLGLGKTTVAYPLIIATKYNIPFLLKKPGLGHHVLGEVYDVDTHMLKKLDELEEHPTFYERSEESVMMAPEAKIKATDNFEEVGILMKAWIYFIPKFRSSLLDGAMYRSYTNEGSHGLKYCEKYVREPSYNHRSEVQSP, encoded by the exons ATGAAACTTGAaaggattttctttttttatttttacaactGTAGGTGCTTCGTTACTCCTAGGGGAAAAGTGTCGAAAAGGAAGCTAACTCGGAATGGTCCACGTTCGAGGAACTGTTGCACATCAGACGAACCG AACCCGTTGCACCGCGTGTTCGTCTACGGAACGCTGAAACGAGGGGAACCCAATCACAGCCTGATCCAGGACGCCGCGAATGGTTACGCAAAGTTCCTCGGGCTTGGGAAGACCACTGTAGCTTATCCCTTAATAATTGCGACCAAGTATAACATACCGTTCCTGTTGAAGAAACCCGGACTTGGTCAC CATGTTTTGGGCGAAGTGTACGACGTGGACACGCATATGTTGAAGAAGCTAGATGAACTGGAAGAGCATCCAACGTTCTATGAACGATCAGAGGAAAGTGTCATGATGGCTCCAGAGGCCAAGATCAAAGCAACTGATAATTTTGAAGAG GTGGGTATCTTAATGAAAGCCTGGATATATTTTATTCCAAAATTCCGGTCATCTTTATTGGACGGCGCCATGTATAGATCATATACAAATGAGGGAAGCCATGGACTGAAGTATTGCGAGAAGTATGTCCGCGAGCCCTCCTACAATCACAGAAGTGAAGTCCAGTCACCCTGA
- the LOC143374628 gene encoding putative gamma-glutamylcyclotransferase CG2811 isoform X3 — protein sequence MRGQGCTRQQLRGDVSPAALQFPTMLFHIAAAAVLTNIAFFEIYSFYGHQEATDIQFLPDENPLHRVFVYGTLKRGEPNHSLIQDAANGYAKFLGLGKTTVAYPLIIATKYNIPFLLKKPGLGHHVLGEVYDVDTHMLKKLDELEEHPTFYERSEESVMMAPEAKIKATDNFEEVGILMKAWIYFIPKFRSSLLDGAMYRSYTNEGSHGLKYCEKYVREPSYNHRSEVQSP from the exons ATGCGGGGCCAGGGTTGTACGCGCCAGCAGCTCCGTGGAGACGTTAGTCCTGCCGCGCTGCAATTCCCGACGATGCTGTTTCACATCGCGGCCGCGGCGGTGCTTACCAATATCGCGTTTTTCGAAATCTATTCGTTCTATGGCCACCAGGAGGCCACTGACATTCAGTTCCTACCGGACGAG AACCCGTTGCACCGCGTGTTCGTCTACGGAACGCTGAAACGAGGGGAACCCAATCACAGCCTGATCCAGGACGCCGCGAATGGTTACGCAAAGTTCCTCGGGCTTGGGAAGACCACTGTAGCTTATCCCTTAATAATTGCGACCAAGTATAACATACCGTTCCTGTTGAAGAAACCCGGACTTGGTCAC CATGTTTTGGGCGAAGTGTACGACGTGGACACGCATATGTTGAAGAAGCTAGATGAACTGGAAGAGCATCCAACGTTCTATGAACGATCAGAGGAAAGTGTCATGATGGCTCCAGAGGCCAAGATCAAAGCAACTGATAATTTTGAAGAG GTGGGTATCTTAATGAAAGCCTGGATATATTTTATTCCAAAATTCCGGTCATCTTTATTGGACGGCGCCATGTATAGATCATATACAAATGAGGGAAGCCATGGACTGAAGTATTGCGAGAAGTATGTCCGCGAGCCCTCCTACAATCACAGAAGTGAAGTCCAGTCACCCTGA
- the LOC143374912 gene encoding uncharacterized protein LOC143374912 codes for MLTSIGCLRDVNLDMNPNTQENYHLLCRPAGNLCYLSLKLCEISDNGMKKIANELQYRDPPDNPKLMILNLSNNRVTKGGASHIANMLRTNRSLKSLILLGNWICDEGASYIIQQLKITTLTHEEIVDLRRRKFAELSLRDELMEGRESEGMEEDQLRRSSKSRSRQSLTRRSRKSHRDFSVISRDEGSVFQDRESVQKKDLILGAEKRHPFKNESFPINGSIITAGNLELQYLDLSCKYFQLVLNATQYQLGSSSSR; via the exons ATGTTGACGAGTATCGGGTGTTTGCGAGATGTGAATCTGGACATGAATCCAAACACGCAGGAGAATTACCATTTGCTCTGCAGGCCTGCTGGAAA TCTGTGCTACTTGTCGCTGAAGCTTTGCGAAATATCCGACAATGGAATGAAGAAGATCGCAAATGAATTGCAGTACCGGGATCCACCAGACAATCCCAAACTAATGATTCTAAATTTGTCAAACAATCGTGTTACGAAGGGTGGAGCTTCTCACATCGCCAACATGCTTCGCACaaacag ATCTCTGAAGAGTCTAATTCTGCTTGGGAATTGGATATGCGATGAGGGAGCATCGTATATAATACAGCAACTCAAGAT AACTACTTTGACGCACGAAGAGATCGTGGACCTCCGTCGCAGGAAGTTCGCCGAACTGTCGCTTCGAGATGAATTG ATGGAGGGACGGGAGAGCGAGGGGATGGAGGAGGACCAATTGAGGAGGAGCAGTAAATCGCGATCGCGGCAAAGTCTAACTCGGCGATCTAGAAAAT CTCATCGGGACTTCTCTGTTATATCGCGAGACGAGGGAAGTGTCTTTCAAGATAGAGAATCCGTGCAA AAAAAGGATCTGATTCTGGGAGCCGAGAAGCGTCATCCTTTCAAGAACGAGAGCTTCCCGATCAATGGGTCCATCATAACGGCTGGGAATTTGGAATTGCAGTACCTGGACTTGAGTTGCAAGTATTTCCAATTGGTTTTAAACGCCACACAGTATCAGCTGGGATCTTCTTCGTCTAGATAA